tttaaaaattaattaatttttttaattttttgaatattttaaatttaatttaattaatttttatattattatttacacgtaaactcaaaacggcatcatttttgCGTTTTTTCTCCGCCACGCGTccgtgcaaaacgacgctgttttggaccaaactcgccggaaaattgccacgtcagccatttggccggagtggcacttaaatgtctcaTTTTACTCCGacattggcacttaagtgtaccattttaaagttatggcaagAAGTGTCCGTCTCCTCCAAGTTATGGACCTCAGGGTGTCCTCACCTCGAAGACGAATGGACGACTTTATGTTTGATTGAGTCAATTTGGCTTTTAGCTTCTCGAAGGAGCACGGCATTATTATTGACGTTTGGACTATAAATTATCAAAACGATATCTACCTCATTCcgattttacttttctttactCCCCATGGGCCCAAGGAaacttttcaaatgaattgCAGTTTAAATTTCACGGGTCAGTCCCTAGCCCGCGTAAATAAGCTGATGAgttttattagttttttattGCTAATAATTTTGTTGAACATATGTTTGATTTTGTAGGTAAAAATTCAGGTGTCAATAGGTTTATTAGAGGAACATGAGATTATTATAAACGTTTGGATTAGATCATTGGTTCAATATTTTACCAAATACTGGATTTGGACACCTTCAAAAGGTTTTCTTTCCTTGTAGCCAATCATtcgattaataaaaaaaacactgGCCTCCAATCACGACCATACGAAATTATgacgataataataataatctatcTCAGTTTGGCAGGTCAAATTCATTAACAATTCAATTAGCAATAAACTTGATGTAAAATAATGTCTATCAAGACATCTAATTAATGTAGAAAAGATTCATGCGCAAATAGGTTAGATCTATGTGCACGCTTATATTGTTAAAACACCTAATATTACTCTTTCTTAAAGAAAGTCATGCAACCGGATGTTAGAAAATATACAAAGAAGATCCAATGGGGATTAAACTACCCAAAAAAAGTACCAAATCTTAGGCAATTCATTAGAATATTTGGAGAAGATCAAATGGGAATAAACCACCCATACAAAGTACCAAATCTTGGGCAACTCATTATTGTTCATTGTCAACTTCTGTTTCTGATTCTACtggcgtcttcttcttccaactCCAAAACGAGTTTCAAAGTCTTTGTGAGTTTTAGAGAAGAGAACGTTGGCAACAACTTTGTCACACATCTATACGCAGCTCTAGACCATGCTGGAATATACTACTTTGACGTTCAACGAAGGGAGAAAGATGAAGGGAATCTAATGATCACAGTTCCGAAGATGATCGAGGAATCAGACCTTgcaatcatcattttctccgAGGACAACGCCTATTCAAGGTTGTGTTTGGAAGAGGTGGTGAAAATCATGGAGTGTAAGAAGCAAAGAGACCTCAAGGTCTTTCCGGTGTTTTATAGAGTGGAATTAGGTAGAGTGAGTGGATTGAAAGGGAGTTATCGAACTGGTATcgaatattttcaaaagaagcTCAACAAGGATGTGAGGAAATTGATGAGATGGAAGGATGCTCTCCAGGAGGCGGGGAGCTTGTCTGGGTGGTACTTGGATGATGAGTAAGTTGTAATTTTGCcgctatctctctctctctctctctctctctctctctctctctctctctctctctctcacgtcactttaGGCCCCCTCCATCTCTCTGTGTCCATTGGCTTTGGGGGACGAATCGAGGCTCGTGACCCCAGATCTGGGGTCGTTACCCTCGAGCAATGGTCGCCTAAGGCTGGCTATGGTTGAGACGTTCCGCTGTCTTCCGTGACACATGgacaaaaatagagagaaagagaggcgCAACAACAGCTAGGGCTGATAATGGTAATAGGAACGCCACGGTggtggggagggggagggggtcGTGAACGCAATAACGGCGATGGCGGGGTAGTGGCAATGGCCACAGTGGTGGGGAGGGGGTGAAGGGGGTGGTGAACACAATAACGGCGATAGCGGGGCAGTGGCAATGGCGgcggagagaagagaaaggggcGGGGGAAACTTAGGTTGAGTTTAAGGGTAAAGtaacaaattaaatttagattaggTATATATATCCACAAAACACAAAATTCTGAACGTGCGAATTGAGATACTTGTTAAAAGAGAAATTGCGCAAATTTCAAATAGGTTCAGTGTAGTCAATATCAAAGACAATACATAATATATAAACACCTGGTTTATTCTAATTTACATCTATATTCTATTCTCCTACATATATAGTTATAAATTATAATCGAAGCTGAAATAATATTCACTGTGAAGGGTGAACCAGTTTCTGTGAATTcgctgtttctttttctcttggatAATTGGCTACATTAGGTTGGTAGTTTGCCGGGCCTTAGTCGAAGGCAATAATAATTACGTATCGATTTTGCATTATCTTTCCTTTGttcgttcttttcttctttttgggagCACTTCATTTCTTCTTAGGCATGCTTAACAAATGTCCTCCTTAACATGTCTTAGTTTAATATAGTGTCTCGTGACAACTCTGCATTTATTTCCGCATTGGCACCATCACGGCCTATATGGAGCGGCAATGtgaaattttatcctaaaatttgtgCTCGTGTCCTTTTGCATGGAAATCTTCATGATCTATTATTCTTAGACCGAATTGTTGTTGCTCGCTTCATTTAATTTGACAGCTTGGGCACCTTATATTATCCATGTCTCTGTCATCTATCATGTTAGAATGTCGGAGGCCAAGATAATTGAAGACATCGTCAAAAAGATCTCTGAACTGAAAATGTACGATGTGTTTCTGAGCTTCAGAGGGAAGGATGTCCGTGAGTACTTTGTTAAGGGTCTGAACGAGGCCTTGGTGCAAAAGGGCATAAAGACTTTCATGGACAGCGAGAACTTACTGATGGGCCAAGATTTCCCATCGAAACTGAAGGAAGCCATTGAACAATCTCGCATGTACGTTGTCGTTTTCTTAGAAAACTACGCCGAATCTTGGTGGTGTCTGAAGGAGTTGGTGCAGATCCAAGGGGAGAAGAACAGAACAAAACAGCTGTTGCCGATATTTTATAAGGTGGCACCGCAGGAAGTAAGGGGACAGAATCCACgggaagtgagtggaaagaaaCAGAGTTACGAGAAAGCATTGACCAACCATGAGAGCGAGTTTGGGAAGCGCAAGGTTAAAAAATGGAAGGAGGCTCTCTCTAAAGCTGCCAATGTGAATGGAATACATTTGCATGATGGGTAAGATTTCGAACACATTCACCTTCTcatttcagaaataatttctactGTTGGGTAGAGGAAGTGTTGAGACTTGGGTAGCTAAATGCATGATGAAGGGTCCCAGCAATAGACCGAGCCAACCAACCCTATGAATCGATTTATGCCTTGTTTTTGTCGGGTATAAGTGAAGGGCCACTGTGTTGACGTATCGTTCTATTATGATTGCTGACATATGCTTCGAGTGGGAAAGAGAACTTGAAATTTGAAAGTTGAGTCGAGTCCAATGCATCCCATAAGAAGTTTTCCACATTCCATGCATTAAATATGTCGATCAAATCAAATGATCTGTATTCATCAGCATCAATATTTCCATTATCCAGCAATTGCAAAGTTATACAGTCAAGTCCTCAATATGAATTGAAGGGCATAGATCAAAACTTGGATTTCGTCGATTTGCTCAATAGGAGCATATGCTTTTCTCATTCTCCAATTTGGCggccaatatatatattttagtaattcaataaattttattgttacaTAAGCCAATATTAACTAGAAAAGACTCAACCTAATCAGAAACTCTCTTGGCCCGTGAATGTGCTCCTCTTACCGGATTATGATGTTTACTACATGCTAGTTGAtggctatatttttttttttttttttttgaacagagaAAGTTGATGGCTATATTTCACAATATTCATATTTTCTCGCTTTTTGTTTTGACAGGAACATGCATGGTTGCATCCCTAGGATTGTTAAAGAGATAGAGAAGATGATGCAAAGGATTGAATGACAGCTAGGATGAAAAGGCTCAAAATGTCAGTTCCATAAGACAGAATATAATTTCATTACACTGGAGATTGTCGTACGATATTACTCCTAAATTTCACGAATAAAAATTGttgcttttcctctttcctctctaGGGTTTCTACTCTTCACCTTATCTTCACgcaactttcttcttcaacctccatgGAGGGGAGGGTTTAAGCTAGCGTcccctcccttttttcctttctctttggctgattttgttctctcttatatttttcttgctttcctcTCATTTTGCAGAGCTTTCCTTTTCTGATTTAGTCTAGATTTGGAAGCTCCTCTCTCCCATTTCAGGAAGGTTTCTATCGCTATCCAATCTAGATTTGGGGATTTTTGCATGTATGATTTCAGGACTTCACTTTCCTTAGGTTTCGTTGGTGTACAAGTCcaattcaaaggaaattggAGGAGCTTCATTTCGATCTCACATGTGTCATATCTATGCTTGACGATGGTGTTGGGGATGCTAAACCTATGTATGCACTGTCAAAAGATATAAATTAGATTTGATCGAGCAAAACTTACTATTTCATAATTCTGAAGTATGAAGTATTGGCAATAAATTGGATTAAGAGCGGTGACCGAgctttattttgataaattcTATAGAACAACTTGGAAAACCATAGCCATTCAACAAGCACTTTGGATTAATGCaatttgcatcacaattcataaagaaagagggaaaaatagTTCCTCAACCAATGTCAATACTAGTAAGCATGATGCGAAATCTGTATTTCATAgtgattttaatttaaatcgAAGGAGCATACATTCAAAATTTTCTAGTAGAGATtaataaagggaaaaataaaaggcaTTGGAATCAAAATCATCCAATTTGCTTCCCCTAGTTCCTCAATAAGTCGTCACCAATCCAAACAAGCATGTTTCGCAAGCCAACACGCAAATAACAGTTGGTGCAAGTGGAACCCATGGTCTCGGCATAGTTAagaccatctttcttctttgttaaaTTGTTCAGCTTTCCTCTACATTTGCTTCTCTTGGAATATTTTCTTCCTCGGTATCTATTGTCTTCATTTGAGTCTCTTTCCTTGAGAATCCAATTATTTTCTATCGGCTGACAGTATTGTAGCACGACCTTAGAACATCCTCCTGTTGCTAGCATTTTAGACGAAATCAACACTTCTTTAAGCTTACTTTTTATGCTCTGAGGCAAACTTGGAAATGGCTCCAATCGTTTCACAGATGCTTCTCAACTTCAGACAAACTACCGCACAGGAGATATTCACGCCACACTTGATTGGATTCCAACAAAATCAGGCTACTCACATGCCAAATCACCTTTGGTCACATATTAAATATATGGACGTCACACCAAAGCATCGGCCACATATTAAATATATGGACGTCACACCAAAGCATTGGCCACGTATTAAATATATGTACCATTagttcttttaacttttttatagCCAATTGAGATCTTAAACaacccaattttattttaacgATGCTAGAGTTAATAAAATTTGATATCTTGTGATATGTTAATGAggtgacagttttttttttttgacaaaatgagGTGATGGTTGACGTGGCAGATTACGTGGGCATTTGATACAACGCCTAGTATACGCGAGCgaggaatataaaaagaaaagcatatcAGAATGGTTGAAGATCATGAAAGCTGTTGAAATTAATCGGCGTCTCAGCGGAAGCGGATCGTATatttgcaattatgtcgggagctatagaaatcgatcgaaataaaacgaggaacaaTAAAAGGACAATGACGCCAGAAATtaacgtggttcggtccgaatgttggaacctacgtccacggggagagccagtaaatcaatccactataaatcggagaattacaggattacaatcacaCTCATGCACTCAGGTGTTTCCCAGCCCTACTTTATACCCGATACCCACGGTGTTTAACAAAACAACTCACTCACTGGACTCGACTTCTGCACAAACCTCTCGGAGCTCAagcctctcactctctctcgagctcttttcTCTCGCTCTTCTGCCGAGCTCTTTTTCTTTCGCTCTCTGTCTCGCATCTTCAGACGTCTTCTCCTTATATAGGGAGAACGGCAGAGGACAAGACAAATGAAATAAATGGCCTCATTAAATGCTCCAGCGCAGGCGCCCACAAGACGAGCCGCAACCGGCACCGAACGCCCACCATATTTTTCGGGCATGCATGCAAATCATGCATGTGCATGGGCGAGCATTTAATGAGGCGGCAGAGATGAGGGATGATAGTCAGAAACGTGTGCCATCGATCCGTGAAATGAGGTGGGCTGCAGTCTTCGAATTTCTTGTTTATGGAGAGAAGCAAGCGTATGACCATCATGCACTGACACACACGTAGAATAGCTTCTgccatctctctttctttattctgccatccatctttctttatcaataaaataacaagagAAACCCACAACAGAGAAATCGTGAAAGAGGGACTTCGGCGCCTACAAGAGCTGACCAACTTTATTCTTCTACAAGCATGtcatgtgcatgcatttaatgCAGAAGATTGTGGACTTCCTCTTTCGGCAgaagacaatctctcttctctgACTTTGCTTTGCATGCTTGAAGAATTTAAAACCCCATGCAGctttctttggcttcttcatTCCACGCATACGCACGAAGAGATGGGATTAATTGCCGGAACAAAATAATTCGAAGACATCACAAAATCTCCCCTGAACTTTGTTATTTGGCCAAACTTATGCATATTAATCTAAcgggctcaaacttgagacacaATATAACAAAAGCGATGGCTTTAAAGAAACTCGATTGATCTCTGGTGCATTGCGACTCTCCTTTGCTGCCGAGATACTCGAGCAAAGGCCGTGGCACAATTACAAAGGGATAATGCAGTGCCGCAGTGGAAATTATGATTGGTGAGGCAGAGAGCGAGGGTGATAGAGTCCCCTTGGACTGCTTTGTTCAGTCCCAAATTCCACGAGCGAAGAATGGAAGATCATTATCTGTGAAGATAAATAATGGCTTAGCCGTGGACTGAGCGTTAGAGCTTCGAAAGCCATTGACAACTACGTGAACAAGATCATCTCCTACCGCCAGTGCGTGTCCCTTCTCACTTTCGTCTGAAGAAACCCCACTGGGTGACGTCCACCTGATGTTTGTGATTTTGCCTCACTGAATCCAGCTTTAAACCACCCGAGAAAAACCAAACTCATTGTTTTTAATTCAAGGATTTAAATGTTTTGACTACTAGTTTTGTGAAAATTAGTGCTcttatttgtttttaaatacGTAGCAGCTTGTTCCAAAGCAAAGTGACATTCAATCTATTGTAAAAACTTTTGGAAGGAATGCAGCTGTCCCTCGGTGTTATGCTGGAATTAAACCGGCATAACGTAGTCATGTCTTGTAGACTAGTCCTCGATGAGAATTGTTCTTATGGTGCTTGGGAGGCAGAGTCTATTGTAATCTCATCTTGTTAGTAGGTATGCATTGAtatctatttgttttttttttttatccaaatatattgtgttgttcatttttatgttgttctaGTAACGACTTGTGTTTTTCACAGGTTTAGAAGTTCCATGGTTGGATCGTTGAAGTTGACTCTTGAAAACAGTACTTAGTAGAAGACTCTAATCGAGCCTAACATATCACAAGAGAGACAGCAGATAAGGGGGGAGAGtttgtgtttgtatttgaaaaTATGTGAAGTTCTTTTTATGTGCCATTTGAGAAGGTAACGCCGTTGGAACTgtgattatttttcctttctgtgTACTGCTAGAAAGAATGATGTGGACATAAATTTGTTTTCTTATGAATGAGAAATTAGAAATGAGAAACTAAGTTTGAGATGGATGGCCTCAATTGAACGTAAGCTGATCCCACGTTTATAATGCATCAATTGTGGGTGCATAGATTGAAAAATTCTTGCATGCTGGAATCGCTCGGAGAGATGGCCTACACATCAGAGATGGTGGGTAGCTTTGTTGAGTAAATGGTACTGAAAGAGGACGTGAATCTAAGAAGCTCACTCTCTCCGAAGAGGCGGGTGATGATACTAAGAAACATATGCATACAAAAGGCTTCTCTATAAAATAGTCTACAACATTCTTATAAAATTTTTTTGCAGGTTTCAACTGTTGATCAGGAAGAAAATTTAAGAATCCCTCTCCCAACTATAAGAGATTCTTCTCCCATCAACATCACTCCTCCGTCCCGTGGAAAATAGTTAAATACACAAATCACCATGTGTGATGAATGTTATCAGGTGAATGTattgatcaataatttttaatttaaaaggtTGTGTTGTGATCCTCAAAAGATTAATAGTACAATAAGGTTAACTTTATCTCATCACTTAATcctgttaaaataaaataaaaaatcaagaattgtaTTAAGAATATCAATATAACATTGTATGAAATGTCAAACGATGTCTTCTTTTTCCACATTTCCGAATACCTAGAATGTCAAAAACTTAACACGGGCGAACACTTGAATATCAAAAGTTCGGAAATGTACACTTAgtgccaaaatcaaagcaaaatgcATCAATTAAGTACCAATGGcgagaaaatccggccaaaatacTAGTGTCATTTTTCCGACgagacaagtgcaaaacaatattgttttgcatgctaacatgagaagaaaagccaaaacgacatcgttttgcctcatatttgaatttaatagaaatattaattaaattaaatttaaaaccaaatttaataactaaatttattatttttttaaaaaaaaaaaggcagatcCACCCCACCATCTCCGGGAAGTGCTGGCGATGGTGGGGAGGCAGTGGTGAGGGCTTGCATAGCCCTCACTTTctgcctttaaaaaaaaaaaaaaaaaaatatatatatatatataaatactttaatttaattaatatttatattaaaaaaagataaaaacaacgtcgttttgagTCTCCGACGTGTCTCGTAGAcgatttatattaaaaaatttccatgttgGATTTGCGGCTACCGGACTTGGCACTCGGGTGTCCCATTTTTAAGAgaacttttgtaactttttgcacttaaatgtcccCCATGCCAAATTTTAGACTCTAGGTGTACTTTTGCCCATTTTAATCTTGTGTTAGTATCCCAATTCGACACCAACCCACAACCAAGAAGCGTGGATTGACCGTGAGGTGCAAAAGGCATCTCATATTGATTGTTCAAATATGTAGTGTCAAAGGTTGCTGCTTCATCAAAACTTTCATATAATACCGGACTTCTTGCATCTGCATGAGAAACATTCTTTAACCTGGAACTATCTTCCAATTCCATCGCATAGTAGAAAAAACGGTCATTTCTGTTTTCATCCTAACAAGACAGTTATGATTGTTTTCGCCTCTCCAGTTCCAAGTCTTGTTGCCTTTTCagtaaaattttgacaatcttTCTCACCAAAGGTAAGTTTTTCATTCACTCCTGCCTCAACAACAGACAAGTTAAAGTTCTTGTTGATCCTAATACAAGCTCTATCTACATACACTCTTTCGATGAAGAGAATATGCAAGAGTTAAGTATTCTATCTTACCATCATCtccatttttcttgcttctCCTTGAGACACCCAATCCCACTTGTTTAGCATATCTTTTATAGTACTCTTAAGAGATCCTCTACAGAATCAAATACCATTCCTTCCCTCGGTTTTctatcacattttttttctttaatttgatttcattttcttcatcaccAATAGCTTCTGTCTCACATTCTTCATCATCAGATAGTGTGTCAATGTTATGCACTTGTGGTGTTGCTGcgcatttttcttgcatttgctAAAACTATAGAAAGCAAAAAGTTTAGTATGACAATTAATTAGAAACATAGATACACAAAAGATCATAATCCatgatttttccaaataagataTGATGCAATGGTAGCTTATTTGTATAATCATAAACTGACACCATAGctaatttattaataacaacttgtacatttttttttttttgaaaatagcaGCATATGGCGCACGAACTATACGCAGATTAAAGTCCTTTAACCATGtcttctatttaataaaaatattgtgaTTGGTGGattgaggagaaaaaaataggtAGG
This region of Eucalyptus grandis isolate ANBG69807.140 chromosome 8, ASM1654582v1, whole genome shotgun sequence genomic DNA includes:
- the LOC104416736 gene encoding disease resistance protein RPV1, with amino-acid sequence MGINHPYKVPNLGQLIIVHCQLLFLILLASSSSNSKTSFKVFVSFREENVGNNFVTHLYAALDHAGIYYFDVQRREKDEGNLMITVPKMIEESDLAIIIFSEDNAYSRLCLEEVVKIMECKKQRDLKVFPVFYRVELGRVSGLKGSYRTGIEYFQKKLNKDVRKLMRWKDALQEAGSLSGWYLDDEMSEAKIIEDIVKKISELKMYDVFLSFRGKDVREYFVKGLNEALVQKGIKTFMDSENLLMGQDFPSKLKEAIEQSRMYVVVFLENYAESWWCLKELVQIQGEKNRTKQLLPIFYKVAPQEVRGQNPREVSGKKQSYEKALTNHESEFGKRKVKKWKEALSKAANVNGIHLHDGNMHGCIPRIVKEIEKMMQRIE